A single window of uncultured Methanospirillum sp. DNA harbors:
- a CDS encoding ATP-binding protein, which yields MSDNSEEQWKKIIGLGASSHRKSYYPELQEQIIELKRKNEELQAMNEELLATEEELHQNYSELQQRERELTENRAQFQEVLENSIVAFFKRNYQADTYEYVSPAITGITGYTPEETKEFTVEDTYTRIHPDDLVCIKKNLQDILHKGGGKGVDEFRFRHKNGKELWIKEIFCIVVDQAGDLLYSIGSIQDITEHKSVELIAKKAQEKLVYLNNVTIQESLNANYALTGYFELLKELNTDDSLLPYLDPIHSLIRKTGDILHYAKSYQDLGSKNPAWHNLSIVMLNAISHLDLSYLSREMKLDELECYADPLLEYAFFTILENVVLHSRKATQLSLRYRENDDSLSLIIEDNGVGIPAEVKDQIFEKSYARERGMGLFLVREILSLTGISITENGTPGKGARFEIRIPESGYRFTSSD from the coding sequence ATGAGCGATAACTCTGAAGAACAGTGGAAGAAGATCATCGGCCTTGGGGCCTCTTCTCATCGAAAGAGTTACTACCCGGAGTTACAGGAGCAGATAATCGAACTCAAACGAAAGAACGAAGAGCTCCAGGCCATGAATGAGGAACTTCTTGCGACCGAAGAAGAACTCCATCAGAATTATTCCGAACTTCAGCAACGTGAACGCGAACTGACGGAGAACCGTGCACAGTTTCAGGAAGTGCTTGAGAACTCAATCGTCGCATTTTTTAAAAGAAACTATCAGGCAGATACGTATGAATATGTGAGTCCCGCGATCACCGGGATTACCGGATATACCCCTGAAGAGACGAAAGAATTCACTGTTGAAGATACCTATACCAGGATTCATCCAGATGATCTTGTCTGCATAAAGAAGAACCTCCAGGATATTCTGCATAAAGGAGGGGGGAAAGGGGTTGATGAATTCCGGTTCAGGCATAAGAATGGAAAAGAACTATGGATAAAGGAGATCTTCTGCATCGTGGTGGACCAGGCAGGAGATCTCCTCTACAGCATAGGTAGTATTCAGGATATCACCGAGCACAAGAGTGTCGAACTTATCGCAAAAAAGGCGCAGGAGAAACTCGTATACCTGAACAATGTTACGATCCAGGAGTCGTTGAATGCCAACTATGCACTCACCGGCTACTTTGAACTGCTCAAGGAGTTGAACACAGATGACAGCCTTCTCCCATATCTTGATCCAATCCACTCGTTGATCAGAAAGACCGGCGATATACTTCACTATGCAAAATCTTACCAGGACCTGGGAAGTAAAAACCCGGCCTGGCATAACCTTTCGATAGTGATGCTCAATGCCATCTCACATCTCGATCTCTCCTATCTCTCACGTGAGATGAAACTGGATGAACTTGAGTGCTATGCTGATCCACTGCTTGAATACGCTTTTTTTACCATTCTGGAAAACGTAGTTCTCCACAGTAGAAAGGCAACACAACTTTCATTGAGATACAGAGAGAATGATGACTCCCTTTCCCTGATAATCGAAGACAACGGAGTAGGGATTCCGGCTGAAGTGAAAGACCAAATCTTTGAGAAGAGTTATGCACGGGAGAGAGGGATGGGCCTTTTTCTGGTCAGGGAGATCCTCTCACTGACCGGAATAAGCATCACAGAGAATGGAACCCCGGGGAAGGGAGCACGGTTCGAGATCAGAATTCCTGAATCTGGGTACCGGTTTACCAGTTCTGACTGA
- a CDS encoding YHS domain-containing protein, whose amino-acid sequence MAIDPICKMTVDEKTAKFTSEYKGKRYYFCAPGCKKTFDADPEKYAS is encoded by the coding sequence ATGGCAATCGATCCGATCTGTAAGATGACAGTGGACGAAAAAACTGCGAAGTTCACAAGTGAGTATAAGGGAAAGAGGTATTATTTCTGTGCCCCGGGGTGCAAAAAGACATTTGATGCCGACCCTGAAAAGTACGCTTCATAA
- a CDS encoding DUF308 domain-containing protein, protein MSIVALLFGIVAITAPGMVFDFLVLVIGIIFLLVGILTAGVALSAESGPSKMILFGSGLISIVIGLLAVISPYIATVAVGYLIALWLVINGLLTIAYAVSIQWEKHRIFSGFVGVISFLIGIYLFVSPGTGTALLTMVLGIFFIVYGILSLIASLFYWKI, encoded by the coding sequence ATGAGCATCGTTGCCCTGTTGTTTGGTATCGTTGCCATTACAGCACCGGGAATGGTCTTTGACTTTCTGGTTCTCGTTATTGGTATCATCTTCCTGCTAGTCGGAATTTTGACTGCAGGTGTTGCACTCTCTGCAGAGAGTGGACCGTCAAAGATGATCCTGTTCGGGTCAGGCCTGATCAGTATCGTGATCGGGCTTCTAGCTGTCATCTCCCCTTATATTGCAACCGTTGCTGTCGGGTATCTGATTGCTCTGTGGCTGGTGATCAACGGTCTGCTCACCATCGCGTATGCTGTCTCAATTCAGTGGGAGAAACACCGTATCTTCTCCGGATTTGTCGGAGTGATCAGTTTTCTTATCGGTATTTACCTGTTTGTCAGCCCGGGTACGGGGACAGCCCTCCTTACCATGGTGCTGGGTATCTTCTTCATTGTATATGGGATTCTCTCTCTGATAGCGAGCCTATTCTACTGGAAGATATAA
- a CDS encoding HD domain-containing protein codes for MITSIMADMIRYFEGDVRRINHALKVHSFAHIISSESNLDEQKKLILSLAAILHDIGIKEAERKYNSSSGKHQEIEGPPIARDIMLPYHLDHDVVERVCFIIGNHHSYTAIDGIDFQILVEADFLVNIFEDSMSAESIQNIRKKIFKTEVGTRVLMEMYTHGGLSV; via the coding sequence ATGATTACCAGTATAATGGCTGACATGATCAGATATTTTGAGGGGGATGTCAGAAGGATCAATCATGCCCTGAAAGTACACTCCTTTGCTCATATCATCTCATCAGAAAGCAACCTGGATGAGCAGAAAAAACTGATACTCAGCCTTGCAGCCATTCTCCATGATATCGGAATAAAAGAGGCAGAACGGAAGTATAACTCATCTTCAGGAAAACACCAGGAGATTGAAGGACCTCCCATTGCCCGCGATATCATGTTACCCTATCATCTTGACCATGATGTTGTCGAGAGGGTCTGCTTTATCATAGGAAATCATCACTCATACACTGCTATTGATGGGATCGATTTTCAGATTCTCGTTGAGGCCGACTTTCTTGTCAATATTTTCGAGGATTCCATGAGTGCTGAATCCATTCAGAATATTCGTAAGAAGATCTTCAAAACCGAAGTTGGGACACGGGTACTCATGGAGATGTACACCCACGGGGGGTTATCAGTCTGA
- a CDS encoding HAMP domain-containing sensor histidine kinase, whose protein sequence is MAEKSHELALTNIDLQERSTLVENLLHRKKELIVQIGHDLRTPLTPIIGLLPYLRKNESNPEKLEVLNRIELGAFRIRALLDKILILQQMDATQTDEKIGVTDIGSIIEMVITQYRNEIEEKNLSVKTDISDSLFARIPDKSLLLVIEELTRNAVRYNRQGGTILFSGYRQDDLIRVCVGDTGNGLSVTEIERIFDYFYKTDLSRHEIDTHGLGLPIVRHILEKYQGTIIVESEGVGKGSQVCFSLPAAKNEPEPIDSDYQITGRSSGDR, encoded by the coding sequence TTGGCAGAAAAGTCGCATGAACTCGCACTGACAAACATCGATCTCCAGGAGCGATCAACTTTGGTCGAGAATCTCCTTCATCGCAAGAAGGAACTGATCGTCCAGATCGGCCATGATCTCAGAACCCCGCTCACCCCGATCATCGGACTGCTCCCTTATCTCAGAAAGAATGAGAGTAATCCTGAAAAACTTGAAGTTTTGAATCGGATTGAACTTGGGGCATTCCGGATCAGAGCGTTGCTTGATAAGATCCTGATTCTGCAGCAGATGGACGCAACCCAGACAGATGAGAAGATAGGAGTCACAGATATCGGCTCAATAATTGAGATGGTGATCACACAATACAGGAATGAGATCGAAGAGAAAAACCTCTCTGTCAAAACAGATATTTCAGACTCCCTGTTTGCCAGGATTCCTGATAAAAGCCTCCTTCTTGTGATCGAGGAACTGACTAGGAACGCAGTCAGGTACAACAGGCAGGGAGGAACGATTCTGTTCTCAGGGTATCGTCAGGATGATCTCATCAGAGTGTGTGTCGGTGATACAGGTAACGGCTTGAGCGTGACCGAAATAGAGCGGATATTTGATTACTTTTACAAGACCGATCTCTCACGGCACGAGATAGATACCCATGGCCTGGGCCTTCCCATCGTCAGGCATATTCTTGAGAAATACCAGGGAACCATAATCGTGGAGAGTGAAGGCGTGGGAAAAGGATCACAAGTCTGTTTCTCATTACCTGCTGCGAAGAATGAGCCCGAACCCATTGATTCGGACTACCAGATAACAGGCCGCTCTTCCGGTGACCGGTAG
- a CDS encoding M13 family metallopeptidase, with protein MVKILLLIIILLPFLITVGYANTTIVSGPFTLDTGISPGNDLFGYVNNAWITDHPVPENKSSYTAFTEVEERTLEQLKALFDDESQRYAAGEESLIGQFYLSGMDIGGINREGLSPIEGELAMIDGISSHEDLMNGSVMLVQEGIFPFFVYYADQDPTNSTRIIPQVEQDGLGLPDKEYYIRNSTGGRKIREEYRQHIINVFLLMNESETEAALDSERVYRIEEELASAQYNQVENQDPWNTTHILTWKDLNSQYPNISWETLASINGSGRSDLVNLHQITAIHKLDQMLKVIPLRDWKAFLRFRLVDSLSDSLSAPFEDEHFNFYGRILDGVSTPEPRWKRVLATVDAGLSDEVGKRYVENYFHADAREQARTISHTIRSELGKRILNLTWMENGTRKAAVEKLDEMDEKIGYPDVWMDYSGLNLTASYIRNILETNHYSLIHGPLGLEKIGKPVDKTTWMMSPQTVNAYYSPGRNEIVFPAAMLQPPFFDPEADAPVNYGGIGTVIGHEMTHGFDDQGGQYDKDGNLRDWWKPADAARFAEQEALIIDQVDRFEAAPGVFVNGNLTVGEDVADFGGLTLAYHAWEDTIDDDTKQPDSGAVTPAQQVFLSFARSMQGSATAEFLKASAITDRHPWGKFRTNAAPFNIPEFYDAFSDVGPGHFLYRSPEERPVIW; from the coding sequence ATGGTAAAGATCCTGCTGCTCATAATCATCCTCCTTCCCTTCCTGATCACTGTTGGGTATGCTAACACCACAATCGTATCAGGCCCATTCACTCTGGACACCGGAATCAGCCCTGGCAATGATCTCTTCGGGTACGTGAACAATGCCTGGATAACAGATCACCCGGTTCCTGAAAATAAAAGTTCATACACCGCGTTCACAGAGGTCGAGGAGAGGACCCTTGAGCAACTGAAAGCCCTGTTCGATGACGAGTCCCAGCGGTATGCTGCTGGAGAAGAGAGTCTTATCGGGCAATTTTACCTGAGCGGCATGGATATCGGGGGGATCAACCGCGAGGGACTCTCCCCTATCGAAGGGGAACTTGCCATGATCGATGGCATCTCTTCACACGAAGATCTTATGAATGGCTCTGTCATGCTTGTTCAGGAAGGTATCTTTCCGTTCTTTGTCTATTATGCAGACCAGGATCCAACGAACTCAACGAGGATCATTCCCCAGGTTGAACAGGATGGTCTGGGTCTGCCTGACAAGGAGTATTACATTCGTAATAGCACAGGTGGGAGGAAGATCAGGGAGGAATACCGGCAGCATATAATAAATGTCTTCCTTCTGATGAATGAGAGTGAGACTGAAGCAGCCCTGGATTCAGAGCGTGTGTACAGGATCGAGGAAGAGCTGGCCTCTGCACAATACAACCAGGTTGAGAACCAGGATCCCTGGAATACAACTCATATCCTCACCTGGAAGGACCTGAACTCTCAGTACCCGAATATCAGCTGGGAAACCCTTGCATCAATCAACGGGTCAGGGAGATCAGACCTGGTAAACCTGCACCAGATCACAGCAATTCACAAGCTGGACCAGATGCTGAAGGTGATACCGCTCAGAGACTGGAAAGCCTTCCTCAGGTTCAGGCTTGTGGATTCACTATCAGACTCGCTTTCAGCACCGTTTGAGGATGAGCACTTCAACTTTTACGGGCGTATTCTCGACGGAGTGTCTACCCCGGAGCCACGATGGAAACGGGTTCTTGCAACCGTGGATGCAGGGCTCTCTGATGAGGTTGGCAAGCGATACGTTGAGAACTATTTCCATGCCGATGCACGAGAGCAGGCAAGAACCATCTCCCATACGATACGATCAGAACTCGGTAAGAGGATACTGAACCTCACGTGGATGGAGAATGGCACCCGGAAGGCAGCGGTTGAAAAACTCGATGAGATGGATGAGAAGATCGGGTATCCCGATGTCTGGATGGATTATTCAGGGCTGAACCTGACTGCTTCGTACATCAGAAATATTCTTGAAACAAATCATTACTCGCTGATTCATGGTCCTCTGGGCCTGGAAAAGATTGGAAAGCCGGTGGATAAGACCACCTGGATGATGTCTCCCCAGACTGTGAACGCGTACTACTCACCGGGCAGAAACGAGATCGTCTTCCCTGCAGCGATGCTCCAGCCCCCGTTCTTTGACCCTGAAGCAGATGCCCCGGTCAACTACGGCGGTATTGGAACCGTGATCGGCCACGAGATGACCCATGGTTTTGATGATCAGGGAGGTCAGTATGACAAGGATGGTAACCTCCGTGACTGGTGGAAACCTGCTGACGCTGCAAGGTTTGCAGAGCAGGAAGCCCTGATCATCGATCAGGTTGACCGGTTTGAGGCTGCTCCGGGTGTTTTTGTGAACGGGAACCTGACTGTGGGTGAGGACGTTGCCGACTTTGGCGGGCTCACGCTTGCGTATCATGCATGGGAAGACACCATCGATGATGACACTAAGCAACCGGATTCCGGTGCCGTCACCCCTGCACAACAGGTCTTCCTCTCCTTTGCGAGGAGCATGCAGGGATCTGCGACAGCTGAGTTTCTCAAGGCTAGTGCAATTACTGACCGACATCCGTGGGGAAAGTTCAGGACCAATGCGGCACCTTTCAATATTCCTGAGTTTTATGATGCCTTCTCTGATGTGGGTCCCGGGCATTTCCTCTACCGGTCACCGGAAGAGCGGCCTGTTATCTGGTAG
- a CDS encoding DUF308 domain-containing protein encodes MKIYEESDLSLEVVILIVLGIFMLLFGILLFSIHTGDLPYSPDSMYGLLLVLVSLQVITMGKTPFGDLRRSWMVVILGICTAILGMLACFVPGLVTDIVRILIGLLLFGGGIALLFQLFVSEEKAKTWINQPGTIRQLILACSLVYGMSVVLGLVTLLPGLVTNPQTSALLILYGIGFLYLSWCIQNVNRLYPVEQGTMGGSA; translated from the coding sequence ATGAAAATTTACGAGGAGTCTGACCTCTCCCTAGAGGTTGTTATCCTGATCGTCCTTGGGATATTCATGCTTCTCTTTGGTATTCTCCTCTTCAGTATTCACACCGGAGATCTGCCGTACTCACCTGACAGCATGTACGGACTTCTGCTTGTGCTGGTATCACTGCAGGTGATAACCATGGGGAAGACTCCGTTTGGCGATCTCAGGCGTTCATGGATGGTTGTAATCCTGGGGATCTGCACGGCAATTCTTGGCATGTTAGCCTGTTTTGTCCCCGGACTTGTTACTGATATTGTGCGGATACTGATCGGGCTCCTCCTGTTTGGCGGGGGGATTGCTCTCCTGTTCCAGTTGTTCGTGTCAGAGGAGAAGGCAAAGACATGGATTAACCAGCCGGGCACAATCCGCCAGCTCATCCTGGCATGCAGTCTGGTCTATGGGATGTCAGTAGTATTGGGGCTTGTAACGCTCCTTCCGGGCCTTGTCACCAATCCACAGACCTCTGCACTGCTCATTCTGTATGGCATCGGTTTCCTCTATCTCTCCTGGTGTATCCAGAATGTCAACCGGTTGTATCCTGTAGAACAAGGAACTATGGGAGGATCTGCATGA
- a CDS encoding aminoglycoside phosphotransferase family protein has product MADNIQSTSLFAEIGDDSEFRNRYGDQIGSGMSAVIYARDGIVAKVFREGQPKRQVFQEAFTMAVVGDLRIPSPTVYGVESFGGRTVLLMDHIQGSSLLDIMVADPEKTGECLDTVVSLQAMMHNAVTTDFRPIKQVLKGNIIGSPGLTPAEKECLLGMIPDFPDDYALCHGDFHGGNVLFDGKSCIIIDWAEVACGSPEADASRTYLDYCMYQNGLEEVYLEKYCASTGRSREEILAWLPLMAGALYGYLSEEGKKIARKKF; this is encoded by the coding sequence ATGGCTGACAATATTCAAAGCACCTCCCTCTTTGCGGAGATTGGGGATGATTCAGAATTCAGGAACCGCTATGGGGATCAGATCGGCAGCGGAATGAGTGCAGTAATTTATGCACGTGACGGGATCGTTGCCAAAGTCTTTCGTGAGGGACAACCGAAGAGGCAGGTGTTTCAGGAGGCTTTTACCATGGCAGTGGTCGGAGACCTGAGAATTCCCTCACCCACAGTCTACGGTGTCGAGTCCTTTGGCGGAAGAACAGTTCTTCTGATGGATCACATTCAGGGTAGTTCACTCCTTGACATAATGGTTGCAGACCCGGAAAAGACCGGAGAATGCCTTGACACCGTGGTGAGCCTTCAGGCCATGATGCACAATGCGGTTACAACCGACTTTCGCCCGATAAAACAGGTTCTGAAAGGAAATATCATCGGAAGTCCTGGTCTCACTCCTGCAGAAAAGGAATGTCTTCTTGGGATGATCCCGGATTTTCCTGATGATTATGCCCTCTGTCACGGGGATTTCCATGGTGGAAATGTCCTCTTTGACGGGAAATCGTGTATCATCATTGACTGGGCTGAAGTCGCCTGTGGCTCTCCTGAAGCCGATGCAAGCCGGACGTATCTGGACTACTGCATGTACCAGAATGGCCTGGAAGAGGTATATCTGGAGAAATATTGTGCGTCAACGGGCAGAAGCAGAGAAGAGATACTGGCCTGGCTTCCTCTGATGGCAGGTGCTCTTTACGGCTACCTCTCTGAAGAAGGAAAGAAGATTGCCCGGAAAAAATTCTAA
- a CDS encoding class I SAM-dependent methyltransferase yields MKNGAENFHPLKNRIELIKSRKFDPRINIVKDSDLRIIDRDSLNRICDISEWRMSGEIADILQSLHEGVYIHRKSWEYARCIYGLKKLGVINQGSKAISIGAGKEKLLYFFTNHIDKIIATDLYSEWKSEDGITMMNNPEKFAPFPYKKEKLDVFSMNGTELKFPDNSFDFAYSLSSIEHFGSRDNVKKSMSEIYRILKPNGIVCMVTELILNIATHPEFFTLDELKKNIIEPSNIPFKLVGGDLDLRISRSLVQNPIDMDIPDKERNLFVSPHIVLKAGHVIFTSVIVFLQKQG; encoded by the coding sequence ATGAAAAATGGTGCGGAAAATTTTCATCCTTTAAAAAACCGAATAGAATTAATTAAATCAAGAAAATTTGATCCTAGAATCAACATCGTAAAAGATTCAGATCTAAGAATAATTGATCGGGATTCTCTCAACAGAATATGCGATATATCTGAATGGCGGATGTCCGGTGAAATCGCAGATATTTTGCAGTCCCTTCATGAGGGTGTATATATTCATCGTAAATCATGGGAATATGCGAGATGCATCTACGGATTAAAAAAACTTGGTGTCATAAACCAAGGCAGTAAAGCGATCTCGATAGGTGCCGGAAAAGAAAAATTACTTTATTTTTTTACAAATCACATCGATAAAATCATTGCAACGGACCTTTATAGTGAATGGAAATCCGAGGATGGCATCACAATGATGAATAATCCAGAGAAATTTGCTCCTTTCCCATATAAAAAAGAAAAGTTGGATGTTTTTTCTATGAACGGAACAGAATTAAAATTTCCTGATAATTCTTTCGATTTCGCGTATTCTCTTTCTTCTATTGAGCATTTTGGTAGTAGAGACAATGTTAAAAAGTCAATGTCTGAAATATACAGAATCCTGAAACCGAATGGAATTGTGTGCATGGTTACTGAGTTAATTCTTAATATTGCCACCCATCCGGAATTTTTTACCCTTGATGAATTGAAAAAAAATATAATTGAACCATCAAACATTCCATTTAAACTCGTTGGTGGAGATCTTGATCTTAGAATTTCACGCTCCCTAGTACAGAATCCAATTGATATGGACATCCCCGATAAAGAAAGAAACCTCTTTGTAAGCCCTCACATAGTATTAAAGGCAGGACATGTGATTTTTACTTCAGTTATTGTATTTCTTCAAAAACAAGGATAA